A region of the Sodalis ligni genome:
CCGTGGGATTCCCGCAGCCGGTAGGAGGATAGAGTGTGCAAATCCAGGGATAACACCGGAAAATCAGCCAGATAAGGACTCTTGCGGAACATCTTTCCCGCTTCCGGCCAGGTGCCGTCCAGCAAAATGAACAGCGGCGGCAACGCCTGCGGTCTGATTTCATTGAGCACCCGCCGGCCGGCCGGGACATTCTGTGCCGGGAATACCACGTAGGGCTGCCGTCCGCTGTCGTTCACCGCTGCCAGCAGCGCCGGCGCCGGTTCGGTGCGGGACCAGAGAAACGCCTGGGTGTCCGGCAGGATATCCGCAATCAGCCGCCCGGTATTGCTGGGTTTCAACGGTTCCGAATCAAACATGATCAGACAAAACCGGCTCAGGGCCTGGCGGGGCGTGATATGATCGCACAGGCAAACGGGAAGCGGCAGCAGGCAGCCTTCACAGCGTTTGACCCGGCAACCGCGGGCGCGAAAAGGCCTGGTGGCGAGTGCAAGGCGGTATTGACGCAAGGCCAGCACGGCATTTTGTGTCATAGGTTGCTCGAGTAAAAGAGAGAGTTTACCGGACCTATGGCAAGAAAAGGTAATTTTTTTCAGTGGGCGAGGCTTTGCAGCCGTGGCGGGAGTCTCTCCCCGGCACGGCTGCGGATAGCGACGACTCAGGAGGCTTTTTGGATGGAGAGCCCTTCGTCAAGCCACTCTTCAAACGGCCCCTTGGGCATGGCGCCGTGCAGTGAATCCACCATTTGGCCCTGTTTAAAGACCATGATGGTGGGAATGCTGCGGATCTTGAAGCGGGCGGCCAGCTGCGGTTCGGCCTCGGTGTTGACCTTGAGGAACCGCACCTTGCCGCGGCGTTCGCCGGCCACGGCTTCATAAACCGGTGCAAAACCGACGCAGGGACCGCACCAGGGCGCCCAGAAGTCGATTACCACCGGCAGGTCGTCCTGCAGCAGCTTGTCCAGGGTCTGGGCAGTGGCGTGGGTGACTTTACCGTCCAACAGCGCCTCGCCGCAGCGGCCGCACTTGGCGCCGTCGCTGACTCTTCCGTCCGGCAGGCGGTTGGTGGCCTGGCATGATGGGCATACCGTATTCATATAATAACCTCGCGGAGCGGCGAGCGGCCGCTCTTTATCTGAGCAATGATCTCAAGTATGGTGAAAGACCGGGCGGGTGACAAAATGATTTACCCGATGGCTTTGATAGTTGCCGGCTTTAACGCCGGTGCGGTAGCTAAAAAGAGCAAGATCGGGTAATCTTCGCGCCCAGCACTCGGGTGGAGAAACAAATGAGCGATTCGCTGAAGGGTAAAAACAATAAAGTCCGCGTCATGTACGTGCGTAAAGATGAAGAGGAAGCGCCCCGTCGTCCCGCGCGTTCTGCGCCGCAAGGCCGCGACAGCGCCAATAAGCGCGGGGAAGCGCCGCGCCGCGGCGAGGGGCGTCCCCGCCGTGACCGACCGGACGACGGGGCCGGCCGCCGGGATAAACCCGCCGCCATGCCGGATTCGCCGTGGAAAACCCATTATCAGAGCGAGGATGAACCGCTGGCGGCCGATCACGGCGGCATCAGCGGCAAAAGTTTTATCGACCCCGAGCAGCTGCGCCGTCAGCGTGCGGAAGAGACCCGCGTCTACGGTGAGAATGCCTGTCAGGCATTATATAAAAGCCGCCCCGACTCTATTGTCCGCGCCTGGTTCGTGCAATCCGTCACGCCCCGTTTCCGCGATGCGCTGCGCTGGATGGCCGCCAATCGTAAAGCCTATCATGTGGTTGATGATGAAGAGCTGGCCAAGGCTTCCGGCACCGAACATCATGGCGGCGTCTGTTTTTTGATTAAAAAACGTACCGGCCTGGACGCTGAATCCTACCTGCAACAGACGGTGGCGGTGGAAAAGGACTGCGTTATGGCGCTGGAAGACGTGTCCAATCCCCATAACCTCGGCGCCATATTGCGCAGTTGCGCGCATTTCGGCGTCAAAGGGGTGATGGTGGATGATAGCGCGGCGCTGGAATCCGGCGCCGCCATACGCACCGCCGAAGGCGGCGCTGAGCATATCAGCGCGATCCAGACCGATAATTTGCCGGAGGATCTTGAACGCTTCCGCCAGGCGGGATATACGGTGGTGATTAATTCCGGCCGGCAGGGCAAGCCGCTGGCCTCGGTGACGATGCCGGCAAAGATGGTGCTGGTGCTGGGCCAGGAAGGCAATGGACAATCGGATGTGATGGCCGGAACCGGGGATCTGTCGGTGTCTATCGGCGGTACCGGCCGGGTCGCCGGCCTGAACGTATCGGTGGCGGCCGGGATTTTGCTGGCGGAGTGGTGGCGGCAGCATCTTTAAATTGTCAACCCGCCTATCAGGCGGGGTTATTTTCAACCAGCAATTCATCCAGCTTATCCAGCAGCTTGCGGGTCACCGCTTCAAGCTGCTGTTTCTCTTCAGACGTCAACGTCGACCATAACGCCATTAGACTTTTATGCTGCGGCGGCAGCAGGCTGTTCAGGAATGCTTCCCCGGCGTCGGTGAGATGCAGATGCAGGCAGCGGCGATCGCTTTCGCTCTCCTTGCGCTCAATCCAACCGCGTTTTTCCAGCTCGTCGGCGATACGGGTGGCATTGGTACGGGAGGATCCCAGCGCAGAGCTGAGTTCCGAAGGTTGTATGCTGAAATTGTCCTGGGACTCCAGAGTGAGCAGCGCCATAAACAGCGTTTCGTTTATTCCCTGGGCTTTCAGCATGCGATTGCGGTTTTCCAGCAGTTTTCCCTGCATATGCATGCACAGGCGGGTCAGCAAGATTTCCTGGAAAGGAAAACCGGCCCGCCGCTGGGCGCGCTGGGTCAACATATGCTCTATGGGCGTAAAGGAACTTTCCATAATGATTATCACCTCATTAGTTACTGGAGGTATAGTAACTAATGTAATCACTGGTGTATATATTTTCTACATAAAAAAATAAGCAGCCTATGTATAGCGCCATCAGAACGGCAGAAATTTAAATACCAGTCCGTAACACAGCGCTCCGGCCAGGGTGGCGATTATGATGCTGCGGGTTCGATAAAACAGCGCTATCAGCACCGTGAATCCGGCCAGGGTGGGCACCAGCTTATGCGTGTCGCGCAGGACGTCCGGTACGCTTGAAACCACCAGCAGGGCGCAAATGGAGGCGATGCCGATACCGTCCAATATCCGGCCTATCCAGCGGCCTGGATAATGTTCGCCTTTGCCGGCGCCCGACCCCAGACGCAGGGGAAGATAGCGGAACAGATAATTGGCCAGGCCGACCACCAAACCGATAATGATGACGGTGTGACTCATCCGCGCTCCTTGGCGGCTGTTTTACCCGGAACGGCCAGGGCGGCCAGGCAGCCGCCGCCGATGCCCGCCAGTATCGCCATGGGGATCGACAGCAGCAGCAGGCCCGCCAGCGCTCCCGTCAAGGCGGCCGCCAGTACCGGCGCCTGGCGGCGCTGGAACGCCGCCAGCAGGAAACCGAGGAATAACGCCGGCAGCATAAAGGTCAATGCCGCTTCCAGCGCCGGGTAGGCATTCAGCGGACCGTTGCCGCACAGCGCGCCGGCGGCGGTGCCCAGCACCCAGGACCCCCACGAGCATGCCGCGACGCTTAGCATCCAGTTTTCCGACCAGCGCCGGTTGTCCTTGATTAATTTGGCGATGGCCGCGGCGAATACCTCGTCGGTCAGGCCAAAGGCCCATACGGCGGTTTTACGCGGCGACAGGCCGCCCCGTATATGATGGCGCAGCGCCGGGCCATACAGCAGATGCCGCACATCCATGGCCATTACCGTTAACGCCGCGACCCAGATGGATATGCCGGCGCTCAGCAGGGTGGTGATCACGAACTGGCTGGCGCCGGCGTAGATAATGCAGGAGAGGAAAATGCCTTCCAGCGGGGTGAAACCCAGTTTGACGGCGTTCATTCCAAAAGCGAACGCCACCGGCACATAACCGATAACGATGGGCAGGCTGTCAAAAACGCCCTCGCCGAATGTCGCCTTCGGCAGCGGCAGGGTGTCATGGGGATATTCCATATACGCGGTCCTCTCCGTGCTTTATCCGCATCCCGGCGTGAGATTCACGGGAAAATCCGGATAGAAAATGGAAAAGATTATTCCCGATCCGCGGCGAAAATACGAGGGGCGAACGTGCTGCCTGTCCGCCGGCCCACCCGCTATGGCATCGTCCATGCGCGCCTTCCAGCTCCTTGCCGTCGCTCAGGCTCTTAACCGGGTTTCGCTATTTTGCCGCGGCGGCGGTGCTTATCCAGCTGTCAAACAGTTCTTGATGAGCAGCAATCCAGCCATTGGCGTGCCGTTCGATATCTGCCGACGAAGCCTGTCCTTCGTGCATGCGAAGATTCTGTGCATTCACATCGGCGATGGGCAGCTTCATGATAGCAAACAGTTTCGCCGCGGCCGGATTGGCCTGCGCCCACTGCTTGTTGGCGACGATGCGCATACTGTTGACCGGAAAGCCGTAATCGGCGCCATTGGGAAGTTTGGTGCTGAGGGTTTTCTGCGGACCGGGCAGCGAAGAGAACGGCACCTGTAACCAGACCACGTCCCGGCCGGGCACCAACACATCGCTCACCCAGTATGGCGTCCAGGTATAATAAAGAATCGGTTTTCCTTCTTTGAATCGGGCAATGGTGTCGGCGATGATCGCCGCATAATTTCCCTGGTTATGTTCGACCGTATCGCCCAGTCCATAGGCTTTGATTTGATGGTTAATCACCGTCTCACAGCCCCAGCCCGGCGTGCAGCCGGCCAAATCGGCCTTGCCGTCGCCATTGGCATCAAACAGCGCGGCCAGTTTGGGATCTTTTAACTGGTCGATGGAGACAATGTGGTATTTGTCAGCGGTTTTTTTATCGATTAAATAGCCTTGGGCGGCGCCTTGCACATACTGGCCCTGGCGATAAAATTTATCCCCGCCCCCGGCGGCCTGGTATTGATGGGCAGGGGGCGGATCCCAGTCCACCGCCATAAAGGTGGCGTCGCCGGCGGCAATAGACGTGTAAGCCACGTTATAATCCACCTCGCGTATGGGCTTGATATCGTAGCCCAGTTTTTCCAGGGCTTTATCCACCAGCAGGGTCTGAAACGTCTCTTCGGTCAGGGTACTTTGCAGCGGTTGCACCGCGATGCCTTTACCGGGCTGGCCGGCGGCAAAGAAGTCTGTGCGGCCATGGCCGCGGTGAACGTCAGTGCCCAAATCGTTTTATTTCCCATGGGTAGTCCTTATCAAATAGTCAATAGGTGCAGCGAAATGCGCGGCATTCCGGCCCGGCATCGAAGCGGGAACGGGTCCGGAAGATCATCGCGATTTTATAACCTGCCCGGTGAGGGCAGGCCGTTAACAGAACGAGGCTATGCCATCCGCCGGTGCTTAAAGCGTCGGTTTTTTGATGAAGGGCCGGGTGAGCAGACCTAACGGGCCGCCGGCATACCAACGGCCATGCACGCGGTTTCGGCTATCCCGCCCCATGGATTGCGTCAGCCGATCGAGGATAATGGCCAGGATCACGATGCCGGCGCCGCCGATGGTCGCCAGGCCCATGTCCAGCCGGCCGATGCCGCGCAGTACCATCTGGCCCAGTCCCCCTACCGCAATCATGGAGGCGATGACCACCATGGAGAGCGCCAGCATCAGCGTCTGGTTGATGCCGGCCATAATCGTGGGCAGCGCCAGCGGCAGCTGTACCTTGAACAGCAGCTGGCCTGGGCTGGCGCCGAAAGATCCGGCGGCCTCCAGTAAATCCGCCGGCACCTGTTTGATACCCAGTATCGTCATGCGCACCACCGGCGGCAGCGCGAAGATAATGGTTACCACCACCCCCGGCACATTGCCGATGCCGAACAACATGACTATGGGTACCAGATAGACAAACGCCGGCGTGGTCTGCATAGCATCCAGCAAGGGCCGGATATAGCGGGCGGCCCTTTGGCTGCGGGCCAGCCAGATGCCCAAAGGCAGGCCTAAAACGATACAGAACAGCAGCGAGGTCAGCACCAGCGCCAGGGTGACCATGGCCTGTCCCCAGGCGCCGATGGCACCGATAATCGTCAGCGACGCCAGGGTGGCGACGCCCATGGCCGGGGTCGCTATCTGCCAGGCCAGCAGGGCGAACAGCACGATGGCGATAGGCGCCGGCAGCGCCAGCAAAACATGCTGGAAGCCGCTCAGAATGAAATCCACCGGTACACGGATGCCCTGGAAGAACGGGCGAAAATGCAGCACCAGCCAGTTAATACCAAAGGTTACCCAGCTATCCAAAGGGATGAGCGTATGGTGAAACGGATCCAGCAGCGTGAAATGCTCCGGCGCCGCGGCCGGTCCGCTGTTCAGCCAGTCGGCGCCCGGTTGGGCCAGAGGGTGGCCGGCCGCGGCGGAGTGGCCGGAGGCGGCGTTGTTCCATGCATCGGCGGGGGCATTCGCCCCGCCGGCCTGGGCGCTTTGCGCCGCCGTGTCCCCTTGGGGCAACGGCGCGCTGTTCCACGGATCGGCGGCAGGGGAAGGGGATGCGGCGCTCTGGACGCCGGTGGCGTTGGCCGATGAGGCGCCGGCCTCTGATGGGCTTGGTAATTTATTCATTGGTCGCTCCTTCCCGATCTAATGCTTGCAGCAACATGCCTTTGGAGATCACGCCGATATAGCGGTTTTCCTCACCTACCACCGGTACGGCACAGGGCGCCTGAGCCACGGTGGAGATCATCTCGTTTAACGGCGTATCGGCGGGTACCGGGATCGGACTGTCGAGCAAGGCCTGTTCCAGCGGCAGATTAGCGGCCAGGGCGGCCTTCAGTGAATCCACCGACACCACGCCGATGAACTTTTGCCCGCGTTCCAACAGATAACCGAAGTCGCGATCCTCATCCTGCAAAAGCTTCAAGGCGGAGCGCGGGCCGAAGCCAGGGGTTTTGCGGATCAAGGTGACCGGGCGCCGCAAGGCGATATCCCGGGCATTAAAAACATGGCTGACATCCACGCCGCGAAAGAAGGTGCGGACATAGTCATTGGCCGGGTTCTTCAGAATGTCCTCCGGCGTGCCCACCTGTACCACTTCGCCGCCCTGCATAATGGCAATGCGATCGCCGATGCGCATGGCTTCGTCGAGATCGTGGGAGATAAATACGATGGTGCGCTGGTGGCGGGCCTGCAGATTGATGAGCTCATCTTGCATCTCGGCCCGGATCAAGGGGTCAAGGGCCGAAAAGGCTTCGTCCATCAGCAGGATATCGGGGTTATTGGCCAGCGCCCGCGCCAGACCCACACGCTGGCGCATGCCGCCGGAGAGCTGGTCCGGCCAGGAAAACGCCTGCATCTCCAATCCCACCTGGGCCAATGCCTCTACGGCCTTGGTCCGGCGTTCGCCTGCGGATATGCCGGCCAGCATCATGCCGAAGGCGGTATTGTCCACCACGTTGAGGTGGGGCATCAGGGCGAAGGATTGGAATACCATGCTGATTTTCTTGCGCCGCACCTCGCGCATGGCTTTATCCGAGATCTTGGCGATATCGACGCCGTCAATCAGGACTTCGCCCCGGGTCGGTTCTATCAGACGATTGAGAAGGCGTACCAACGTGGATTTGCCGGAACCGGATAATCCCATGATGACGAATATCTCGCCTTCTTCAATGGCCAGAGAGGCATTTTTCACGCCCACCGTCAGACCGGTTTTTTCGAATATTTTATCTTTGTCGAGTCCCGTTTTCAGAAGCTTAAGCGCCCGTTCGGGATGGTCGCCGAATATTTTATACAGATTCTTAACTTCAAGTTTAACAGCCATGCAATTATTATTTCCCTGTGTTGCTTATACTATTTTGATTAGCTCTGGTGCATATAAAAAGGTTGTATACCCTAACATACTGAGCTCATTAGACAACCCCTAATCGACCCTTGCATGCCATATTCTACCGGCGGGGAAAACGCATTTCCTGCGATTTATCCAGCTATGACAGGCGTTTGATGGACTATTTCCGCCCTTGGATTCATTGCTGCCGTTTATGGCGCAAGAGGGCTTATTTTGTCCTGGATGTTGAAAATAGCCCGTATGGTCAAGCTGATTTCTGCTTCAGGAAGAATGTTCAATGCGATTATTTTTTATAAAATTTTTAATGAAAAATAGGTATTTTAAGAAGAGGGTATATTGTTTTAGATCTATCGGAATTCACTATTTATTAAATGACCGTAGAAAAGGGATATTACCACCGTTACCAGGGTAATATCCCGCAGGGTATATATATTAAAATGCCCAGTCCTCGTCTTCGGTATTCACCGCCCGGCCCATGACATACGAGGAGCCGGAGCCGGAGAAAAAGTCATGATTTTCATCTGCATTGGGCGACAGGGCGGATAAAATCGCCGGATTGACTGCGGTCATGGCCGCCGGGAACAGCGCCTCATAACCCAGATTCATCAGCGCCTTATTGGCGTTGTAATGAAGAAAAGCCTTTACATCCTCGGTCCAGCCGACGCCGTCATATAATTCCGCGCTGTAGATCAGTTCATTCTCATACAAATCCTGCAACAGGTCATAGGCGAAACTCTTGACGGATTCCCGCCGCGCCGCCGTGCAGTGTTCCAGCCCGCGCTGGAACTTATAGCCGATATAGTAGCCATGCACCGCTTCATCACGAATAATCAGACGGATAAGGTCGGCGGTATTGGTGAGTTTCGCCCGGCTGGAATAATACATGGGCAGGTAGAAGCCGGAATAAAACAGGAAAGATTCCAAAAAGACGCTGGCGATTTTTTTCGTCAGCGGATCTTCCTCGCGGTAATATTTTTCGATAATGGCCGCTTTATTTTGCAGCGCGCCGTTCTGCTCGCTCCAGCGGTATGCGGCATCTACGTCCGCCATCGAACACAGCGTGGAAAATATCGAACTGTAGGACCGCGCATGCACCGCTTCCATAAAGCTGATATTAGAAAAAACCGCTTCTTCATGAGGCGTGGCCGCATCCGCCATCAGGGCCGGCGCGCCGACGGTATTTTGCACCGTGTCCAACAACGTCAGGCCGGTAAATACCCTGATGGTCAGCTGTTGTTCCCGGTGGGAAAGTGTCCCCCAGGAGGTCACATCATTGGACAGGGGTATTTTTTCCGGCAGCCAGAAATTGGCGGTGAGGCGATTCCAGACCTCCAGATCCTTATCGTCTTCCAGGCGATTCCAGTTGACCGCCTTGATGGTACGCAGCGTGCGAGCTGTTGTCATGGCCGTGGGTTCCTTGGTTTACAGTGCGCAGGAGACGCAGCCGGCGACTTCCGTCCCCTCCAGCGCCAACTGACGGATGCGGATGTAATACAGCGTCTTGATGCCTTTTTTCCAGGCATAGATCTGCGCCTTGTTGATATCCCGAGTGGTGGCGGTATCACGGAAAAACAGCGTCAGCGACAGGCCCTGATCCACATGCCGCGTGGCGGCGGCGTAGGTGTCGATAATTTTTTCCGGCCCGATCTCATAGGCGTCCTGGAAATACTGCAGATTGTCGTTATCCATATAGGGGGCCGGATAATAGACCCGTCCGGTCTTGCCCTCCTTGCGGATCTCGATGGGAGACACGATGGGATGGATGCTGGAGGTGGAATGATTAATGTAAGAGATAGAGCCGGTGGGAGGCACCGCCTGCAAGTTTTGGTTATACAACCCGTGCGCCATCACCGAGTCACGCAGGGCCAGCCACTCCTCGCGGCCCGGCAGGGCGATGCCGGCGCCGGCGAATAAACTTCTCACCCGTTCCGTTTGCGGTTGCCAAACCTGCTCCAGGTAAGGACGAAAGTACTCGCCGGAAGCATAACGGGAATCGCCGAAGCCGCTGAACGCCTTCCCCCGTTCAATGGCCAGCCGGTTGGAGGCCCGCAGGGCATGATAGGTCACGGTATAAAAATAGATATTGGTAAAATCCACCCCTTCTTCGGAACCGTAGTAAATATGTTCCCGCGCCAGGTAGCCGTGCAGATTCATTTGCCCCAAACCGATGGCATGGGATTCGTCATTGCCTTTGACAATGGAGGGAACGGAAGCGATCCGGCTCATGTCCGACACTGC
Encoded here:
- a CDS encoding tRNA-uridine aminocarboxypropyltransferase codes for the protein MTQNAVLALRQYRLALATRPFRARGCRVKRCEGCLLPLPVCLCDHITPRQALSRFCLIMFDSEPLKPSNTGRLIADILPDTQAFLWSRTEPAPALLAAVNDSGRQPYVVFPAQNVPAGRRVLNEIRPQALPPLFILLDGTWPEAGKMFRKSPYLADFPVLSLDLHTLSSYRLRESHGDGHHCTAEVAATLLYQAGDNAAAKGLADHFALFRNRYLAGKSHHNTLQIPRAITTPVP
- the trxC gene encoding thioredoxin TrxC, which gives rise to MNTVCPSCQATNRLPDGRVSDGAKCGRCGEALLDGKVTHATAQTLDKLLQDDLPVVIDFWAPWCGPCVGFAPVYEAVAGERRGKVRFLKVNTEAEPQLAARFKIRSIPTIMVFKQGQMVDSLHGAMPKGPFEEWLDEGLSIQKAS
- a CDS encoding tRNA/rRNA methyltransferase, translating into MSDSLKGKNNKVRVMYVRKDEEEAPRRPARSAPQGRDSANKRGEAPRRGEGRPRRDRPDDGAGRRDKPAAMPDSPWKTHYQSEDEPLAADHGGISGKSFIDPEQLRRQRAEETRVYGENACQALYKSRPDSIVRAWFVQSVTPRFRDALRWMAANRKAYHVVDDEELAKASGTEHHGGVCFLIKKRTGLDAESYLQQTVAVEKDCVMALEDVSNPHNLGAILRSCAHFGVKGVMVDDSAALESGAAIRTAEGGAEHISAIQTDNLPEDLERFRQAGYTVVINSGRQGKPLASVTMPAKMVLVLGQEGNGQSDVMAGTGDLSVSIGGTGRVAGLNVSVAAGILLAEWWRQHL
- the mprA gene encoding transcriptional repressor MprA, encoding MESSFTPIEHMLTQRAQRRAGFPFQEILLTRLCMHMQGKLLENRNRMLKAQGINETLFMALLTLESQDNFSIQPSELSSALGSSRTNATRIADELEKRGWIERKESESDRRCLHLHLTDAGEAFLNSLLPPQHKSLMALWSTLTSEEKQQLEAVTRKLLDKLDELLVENNPA
- the ygaH gene encoding L-valine transporter subunit YgaH, with product MSHTVIIIGLVVGLANYLFRYLPLRLGSGAGKGEHYPGRWIGRILDGIGIASICALLVVSSVPDVLRDTHKLVPTLAGFTVLIALFYRTRSIIIATLAGALCYGLVFKFLPF
- a CDS encoding AzlC family ABC transporter permease, with the translated sequence MEYPHDTLPLPKATFGEGVFDSLPIVIGYVPVAFAFGMNAVKLGFTPLEGIFLSCIIYAGASQFVITTLLSAGISIWVAALTVMAMDVRHLLYGPALRHHIRGGLSPRKTAVWAFGLTDEVFAAAIAKLIKDNRRWSENWMLSVAACSWGSWVLGTAAGALCGNGPLNAYPALEAALTFMLPALFLGFLLAAFQRRQAPVLAAALTGALAGLLLLSIPMAILAGIGGGCLAALAVPGKTAAKERG
- the proW gene encoding glycine betaine/L-proline ABC transporter permease ProW, with the protein product MNKLPSPSEAGASSANATGVQSAASPSPAADPWNSAPLPQGDTAAQSAQAGGANAPADAWNNAASGHSAAAGHPLAQPGADWLNSGPAAAPEHFTLLDPFHHTLIPLDSWVTFGINWLVLHFRPFFQGIRVPVDFILSGFQHVLLALPAPIAIVLFALLAWQIATPAMGVATLASLTIIGAIGAWGQAMVTLALVLTSLLFCIVLGLPLGIWLARSQRAARYIRPLLDAMQTTPAFVYLVPIVMLFGIGNVPGVVVTIIFALPPVVRMTILGIKQVPADLLEAAGSFGASPGQLLFKVQLPLALPTIMAGINQTLMLALSMVVIASMIAVGGLGQMVLRGIGRLDMGLATIGGAGIVILAIILDRLTQSMGRDSRNRVHGRWYAGGPLGLLTRPFIKKPTL
- the proV gene encoding glycine betaine/L-proline ABC transporter ATP-binding protein ProV, giving the protein MAVKLEVKNLYKIFGDHPERALKLLKTGLDKDKIFEKTGLTVGVKNASLAIEEGEIFVIMGLSGSGKSTLVRLLNRLIEPTRGEVLIDGVDIAKISDKAMREVRRKKISMVFQSFALMPHLNVVDNTAFGMMLAGISAGERRTKAVEALAQVGLEMQAFSWPDQLSGGMRQRVGLARALANNPDILLMDEAFSALDPLIRAEMQDELINLQARHQRTIVFISHDLDEAMRIGDRIAIMQGGEVVQVGTPEDILKNPANDYVRTFFRGVDVSHVFNARDIALRRPVTLIRKTPGFGPRSALKLLQDEDRDFGYLLERGQKFIGVVSVDSLKAALAANLPLEQALLDSPIPVPADTPLNEMISTVAQAPCAVPVVGEENRYIGVISKGMLLQALDREGATNE
- the nrdF gene encoding class 1b ribonucleoside-diphosphate reductase subunit beta → MTTARTLRTIKAVNWNRLEDDKDLEVWNRLTANFWLPEKIPLSNDVTSWGTLSHREQQLTIRVFTGLTLLDTVQNTVGAPALMADAATPHEEAVFSNISFMEAVHARSYSSIFSTLCSMADVDAAYRWSEQNGALQNKAAIIEKYYREEDPLTKKIASVFLESFLFYSGFYLPMYYSSRAKLTNTADLIRLIIRDEAVHGYYIGYKFQRGLEHCTAARRESVKSFAYDLLQDLYENELIYSAELYDGVGWTEDVKAFLHYNANKALMNLGYEALFPAAMTAVNPAILSALSPNADENHDFFSGSGSSYVMGRAVNTEDEDWAF